The following nucleotide sequence is from Lytechinus pictus isolate F3 Inbred chromosome 10, Lp3.0, whole genome shotgun sequence.
GAATTAAAAAGATAAGTAGTTCAAGGGCTTTATTCATAGATTTGAATTGAGTTTGTATTCCATGCACTAAAATTGGTATAATTGATTcgaatgaaataaagcatattgatttaccggtaatgaaattaagctttgaaacCCCATGTACGTCAATTTCTTCCATTGTGTGAATTattctcctccccccccccccccccccccgattgacAAGACTCAATATACCTTGggactacatgtatgcatgtattAGGAATAAAGTGTCAACTTACTAAGTGTTCTTTTTTTGTAGGCATTCAATTTCtatgatttagtaattttgggggaaatatgaacttttctgttggaaattcattaacaaaatagtggtcatctcttatttaaaacatcaagagcttaaatcatactgtattTAGTGTCAGTAGTGTATAGTTTCATTGATTTACAGACAATTGCATCTTTCGttgaaaaaaaacgttttaaaacgatttaaaacgttttaaaacaataaaaaacgttttattatttttttttttttataaaaacattttttattacaaccctgcaTGAGATCAATACTTTACAAAGTAAAAAATCTGAGATGAAATTAGAAATCCAAGCAAAGAGAGATTGATGCCAATAGTACAGCCTCTTGAAGTACAGTCTCATGAGTGATTATGGTTAACTGTTTTAGTTATAATCAGATGCAGATTCACACATTTACAATTGACTCCAACAATTTTTTGCGACAATAAAGACACATGGACGCTTGCAATAATGGAAACATGGTGGTATAAATAGTTTTGAATAGAAACTAAATCACATTCCATCGTTAGACGTTCCCATATGACTTAATGGTGTCGTTGACAGGGTTCGTCAACTCGTTATATGTTGGCGGTGGATGATCGGGTAGTTCTTCCGCAGGGTCCGATGGTTGTGATGTTTGTTGAGCTGGAGGATACTGGTGGACACCGGATTGAGCCGGTGGGTACTGGCCGATACCGGATTGAGTTGGTGGGTACTGACCGATACCCGGTTGAGCTGGTGCGTAATGGATCGGACCGCCTTGAACCGGTTGTGGTTGACCGATGCCGTATTGAGTTGGTGGGTACTGACCGATACCCGGTTGAGCTGGTGCGTAATGGATCGGACCGCCTTGAACCGGTTGAAAAGTCCCCGCTTGCTGGTGAGGTTGATATACGTAGACCTGTTGATTTCCTCCTCCCTGGAGAGCGGGTGGTTGCACTACCCCTACACCTGCGGTGTTTGGGGCGATtactgttgttgttgctgttccAGAAAAAGACGTGACTGGCACATTTGACAAGGACCGTTTGGCGTAGCGACACCAATAGATGCTAAGCATCATAAGGATGACTCCAATAACCAGTAGTGCTATACCTGCATGCATCTGCCTTCTCGCCGACTGTCGAAACCCGGTAAAGATGTCGCCTGATAGACCACTTCCAGCCGTCGATCCTATTCCTGCGTTGACTGCCCCAGCAAACATGATCATGAAAGCAATCATCCCCAGATATATCGCGCAGGGAAATGCACGTTTAAAACATGACACATCTTGCTGATTTGTGTTCACTGTTGTTTGCGTTTGCGACAAACATTGGCTCGTACTAGTTGCGGCCATATTCTTTCAGAATATACTTGGTGTAAAATAAACGCACAGTCTGTCCCTTCCGTTGACCACCTCTACAGTGCTCTGGCTTTATACCTGGAAATGTgaataagagagaaaaatagCATGCGGGAACAATTagcaaaataaaatcataaacaaaGACCGAATATGAATGTTATCGTTGATAAAGAGCAATTTTATATAAATGATCGGCGAtcgagagggagggggaggaagTAAATGGGGAGACGTGCCctcactcacccccccccccctccgctaGAAGTTGTACAACAATCTATGGGAGATGGTCGTCTCGTCCCGCCCGCCCATCACCGTGCCCTCCCGCGAATTATCTTATGAAATCACTGCGCGTGCATATAGGGCCATTTATAAATTccatcaggtttttttttattgtgatgatgatttgaCTACGTTTCTTATTATCTGATAAATAGATGTCACAAGTTTACATGTAATTCTTGATTATGAAAATCCGCCTTTTCCTCAAACAGCTGCTCAACTGAATACCTAAATACGGGACATTAATTCATAACtcgaagcttaaaagtgccacacATATTATGTTCAGATAATCATCTCGTCGTGTCTACATGACATACTCttggagagatgatcagattaCGAGATATCGGATCTCGTCATGATCcgagatctcgtcatgtctacatccgtTTGGAATttggagagatgatcagatgacgagatctcggatcttgtcatgtctacatccttttGGAGAGATGATCAGGATTAGCTGTACATATAGCTCCTATTAGGGATATTTTCAAGGACTATCTCTGTGGGAGTATCCCAGATGCATGTCTCAATAAAATAACGTGAGCTCGATCGAGCCGCAAAATGAAAGTTTCAATATGCTGAACGGATAACGGGGCATCTTCAAACTTGGGAATACTTTTGGTAAATCTTAAAATATAAACTTAACTTTCAAATCAGCGAAAATGAAGATTTGAAAGAATCCCgtgggccacttacattgacgagtagATACCATgcccatgcgcgaccaaaaaaaaaacacgtaaaaaggatgtctttttcaagatagggcacgttacgtacgtaacgtaataagggtgtcaaaaacgctaaaataattttaaaagggtatctattttcgctaggaaagctacgtgtttagggtcaaattagCGAGGgtttaaaaaattaagactaaaatttttataaaggatgtactttttgcccaaaGAGTAAACACTATGTGTCTAGAGtatgatttgcgcgaggtgtgggaggtggggcagTACttaacccaatgatgtaggtaaaggtaaaaccgacgaccgtcgtccgtgacataacattgaaatatcgctgtacttgtttaggggttcaattcagggaatacttgccaatattgtttagtttccaatacttgttaagggtagggttagTTTCCAATACTtaattgttaagggtagggtttcacacgccaatacttgttaaggggtacaccggggggggggggtacattttcagaatatggaaaatacgtgtttagggtgcttttcgagaccccatggtcacgcatggtatccatggTCAatggaagtcccccccccccccgggaaagaATACATGGACTCGGTACGAAAAATTGCAGCTACTGCGTTTACAAAGTGGACGGGACACCATGCTCATTTACAAACGCACACAAAAAGGGACATGTATAACGGTAACTTACGGCTAGtttgcaggcacagaccctcattggaactttgatcaacaagtgtgcctccacgcaaagactagcacatacaaaacttgctgttcgccttcagtacacaaggcatgagtaggctgcacattcagacccttaactcgagcgaaggatttgcccagcagactaacTTATGGCATGCAGTGATAAGGGTGTCACAGTTGAACAAAATCAGGAAAAGGAGATAACCTTAACCTACTCTTTTCAAAAGCACCAATTGGGAAGGGGGAAAGATATGCCTAGACATTTCactattataaaaaatattcgGGAGGCATTATTCAGTGGAGAAAACGTGGTACTCTGACTTCGGAGCAAGATTATTTGTTCAGGCGGTCCTTACAGTCGCAAtgacagtgcccccccccctccccgtctGGTGTTCCCAAATgtcaaatataggcctataccccccccccccccaccccttatATCCATTTTCACATCCCGCAATTATTCCTGTTTAATATCACTCACCTTAAATATTGAtcgaattattattttgtgtcCACGAGCTATGAAGAAGTTGCCACTATATAGACTCACCATGCAGTGCTGACAAAAACTACACAACGAAATGTAGTCACGAAGTCTTATTGTCCAATACATCTATGGTGAATGGAAAagattttcattatcatatatTGGCTTCCATGGAAAACACACATTATACACGGATGTAGATTGTGCGCGGATGTAGATGGAGGCACGTACTTCCCGTGCGCGGtacgcgcgtttccgttttacaccctggcgaaggcattttccgcaaaaatagccacaaagcgactagtgaagagtctacacacgtcgctggttgcagcgtgcgacacaggcGAGCCCCACACCACCGGATGCAatctgcacagttactgatcagagcatagagttcctcggcacttcatgtacagagagcagtcatatgagtaaaatccgaacatgcttttgcagtcacgttttttttatgaaaagttatgaaaaagttttttttttctaaatataaattatcaactaaatgaatagaatgacagacaaaataaaaataaacagatacatataatagaaagaaaattgaagtttgatggattgatacacttagatgccgaaagatagatatagaagactgataaatagatagagacatagatagatagatagatagatagatagatagatagatagatagatagatagatagatagatagatagatagatatatagatagataaatagatagatagaagtagagagagagggagaaagacagagagatggatagatagatagatagatagatagatagatagatagatagatagatagatagatagatagatagatagatgggggaagagaacttgagagatggagagatgttatagatagatagatagatagatagatagatagatagatagatagatagatagatagatagatagatagatatatggacggataaagagaaatagagagagagaaaaaaagacagacagatggatagatagagagagaaagagagagagagagagagagagatagagaatctgagagatatatagatgttagatagatagataaagaatgagagagacagagaagatagataaattaacagataaatagaaactgtagttacatagatagctagataaatagatagatagatagattgatagagagagagagaactagagaaagacagatggatagatagagagagagagacagagaagattaatagatatatactgtagttacatagatagatagatagatagatagatagatagatagatatataatttgagagatagatacatagacggatagagagaaaaagacagacagatggatagatgatagagagagagaatttgagagacagacagacagatggatagagagaattcgagagatagatagacggatagagagaaacagagagagagaaaaagacagacagatggatagatagagagaatttgagatatatatatatatatgtgtgtcgTAAATAATTACAAAAGGCCAAAATGGGTCGGCCTAATTATTAATGGgtcggcttgtcattgttcaaaacccaccttcacccgacaaaggaaattataattggtatggtgtcgaaaatctgtctatctgacggtcaatcggatcggggtcgccctagccactaacccgtctctgtggtctagtgtttaaggcaccggcgttcaaagctgggggcccgggttcgattcccggcagagacattttttcggcatcaccaatttttccaaaaagggtagatagctctggggaaccttgatttaagctacgcctaccattgttctcttcatccatttctttcacacaaaatatatatatatatatatatatatatatatatatattggattttattgcaataaaaactatcaaaatacaatcacaagcagtcaaagactgaaattagtgaatgtttacatacaaatagaatcataacaaaatataaagtaaacattataaataaatatcaaatacaatacaaattcatacagataaaaaggaaatgtatcgtaaataaatacaaaaggccaaaaTGGGTCGGCCTAATTATTAATGGGTCGGCCTAATTATTAATGGGTCGGCCTAATTATAATGGGTCGGCCTAATtataaggatttttttcctttttggctgCCACCCCTCAGTATGATTCTGAATCATAATGCAATTTTTAGACTGTCTTTTACACTgatttgtaatacatgtattttaactttgtattatatttgttttttatttaaaggttttactgagagaataaaacaatttgaaacaatttgaaatttgaaagtaaagtgtcaccaaagaagaaaaaagcggaatgaaagattaagaagaaagaggtgagagaagggaaagaaattgggataacaaagagaagggaaagcaagaggtggaatttgaaagagaataggaagcaaccttcagaagaaaaaaacccattatgcaatacaagacatttaacaatggtaacaagtaaataaagtagtaattgaatcgaatcgagcacaaaaaagggaaaagtagagctgGGGAAATATactcccgaaggaagtcgaagcagtgttgatattgcacatgagtagattaacagatggatagagagaaataaaagagagatagatgttagatggatagacagatagataggtagatagagaatgagagagacagagtagatagacaaattaacagatagatatatcatgtagtaccatagattgatttataacatagatagtggatagacagatatgatagatataaggatagatataatatggaaacaagtaattatgtgttttatttttcaatattttagctattattcattttcattcatataaacggtcatgtgcgataaagtaaaaaaaatcatgaagccaacgtatatagttcagcggaacaaccaaaatacagagactgaagcttttggtctataagctcagctgcatttgcacgtatgttctgcggatatcttcggtgcggacttttggatcgcgcgcccagctgacaatgacaatgacaatgacaatgattttatttctttgacggcccctcctgggggcatagaagaaatataacaacttacaacaatggcaataataggcataagaaaaaataccaaggtaacaaaaaaaatagatgaataaaaagaaagaaaaaaaaaatcaaacatgatgataataaacatatgtacaatacaagagcagtaatagaaatagaaatagaaacggGCACAAATTAACCCACCCACTCCCGACATGCCAGAGAGTATCTGGAGACCGGTACCCCACTGAGCATGTGCAGGTGCAATCcaacaaaatctgaaatcatgCCCTAATACGAGAAAGTAACAAAGACAGCAACTACACTTAAgatattaaaattttgacataatgaaTTTACAAAATCTTGACATATTTTTCAAGTCTTTTGTATTTCGCATATTAAACAGCTTGTGCATTTTAATCACGTTTGGTCTGACAAAATAATACCCTCTAATTAAAGCTTTCCTTTCACTTTCAAAAGCAGGACAATTAAACACATAATGAAACTCGTCACCTGGCTCATGCGAGTCACATAGAGTACAAGTTTGCAAACCTTGATTAGGCAGGTAACGACCATTAGCAATTGGCAATCTATGATTTCCACAACGATATTTACAGAGTTCAATCCTATCTGCAAAATCTAATTTCACTAAATAGTTCTCAAACCCAAAATCTTGTTTGAATATCCTATAATTCATGCACAAACGGTTTCTATTAATTTCAGTATTCAATTCCTGTTTAGCAATATCATCCAATCTGAGACTCACAGTTGACTTAACCCACTTAAcgtaaacaaacgtagacgtagactcttcactagtcgctttgtggctattcttgcggaaaatgccttcgccagggtgtaaaacggaaacgcgcttCCCGCCGTACGTACCGCCGTCCAAGCAGCATATGAGTCATAACGTATTGCCAATCTACACCATTAATAGCCATTAACTCATAATGGTATTCCCGAGGGTATTGCCGTCGAGTTAAACTGCATGTTTGGTATCCATACCGATATTGAAATTCACATTTTGGAACGAAGGTTGACCCTTAACAGTCTATATACAAATGACCATAAAATCCCGTGTAAACTATCCGGGTGTTCCTATCTGTAAAAAGACTCTTCGACATATGAAATGAGGGATCCTCGGGGTCATCCTTAGCCTTGGATTCAGACTGAACGGTTTTTTGATATAGAATAAACAATATGTACGGATGGAATTCGCTTGTTATATGGAATTGCCAGAAAGATGCGCAGAGAGAgttcattttgttaatttgtaGATTGTTGTATTATTCTAGCTGAAAGCCCAGGCCAGTCGATCCAAACTGCTTTGGATGCAGTTAATGGTTATTGCCAAAAGTGTCaattaatacctcagtcacattctTGACTACCTCAATTGAGGGTTCGTGTTggctccactacacttcactaccgGTACAGTTCATGATCAGGagtagcgtagtgtagcggtagtgaagtgcataggcggatccaggggggcaagccctcccccccccccccccccccctattggcggagcaaaaaaaaggggaataaagggaagaagaaagagggggaaaaggagggaaaagagaggagaaaaaagaagaggaggaagacgagggaatagaaTAAGATAaagggaagacttggaaaataaaaagaatctttcattttcgctcgcgcttcgcgctcgcattgcctgatGTTCATATGTTGTTCAATATGGGGTTTacatatcaagtttggaagtcaatatacaaagatatttcaccttggaaatcgaactttcattattttgcgtgatttacaaattgatttttgaaaagtgctttgtaaaaatgtcagttttatggtctgaatactaacattttctgctcgtgctgctcgctcgcaaattttgatttatcaggtacctattattttcgtgtattccataaagttttcaaaatatcccttttcaggtctgattgttaaaacgtatcagctagcaaTGCACTCTCGCATTTTGATTGTAGAGTTATGTATGTCTTGATATGGGTTTGggttgattatacaacaaactacttaaaatcccctcttcatgacagtttatcaaaaaatttgggctcgagatttgcgctcgcattaatggttgaAATATagtaactgatgcatcctatttataattacaaaagtgtttgaaatgtcaatatttcaggccataatatcattagatttcgcgccctcattaggcattaatgaaaaagatattaatttaataattaaattgtcccttttgtttcatctcgcgcttagaaAGGGGAATATTAAGATAGTCATCCTTTTCATTTGCATGTCCTAAGGATgccccggtcctatgtcaaaactcaaagtaataattatgaaaaatatcagctctttataaTGTGctatccatatccacctcacaatttttctacaaagtgcttgaaatatagagctgaaattgactatttcttcagatcggaatatcaaatagtttaagctcgcgcttctcgctcgctttaattttcatgataaaagatgtatttataatgcctagattctaggtctaaatatgaaaaacGCATGTtcattcagatactcaactttttctctattgaaatcattatccagattcagatcacaatatcaaaaaaatttctgctcgcgctttgtgctcgcgcattattaatgtacaaagatcccctattactcattcttttcatgatttacaaaacatgaatagagtgtcccgtttttaggtaaaattctctatttttttctgcacgcgcttcgcgctcgcatcaattatttaattatactaatcctgttcacgattacaaaaattgattaaaattttgcattttttatgtagaaatgtcaaacattttcagctcgcgcttcgcgctcgcattatttgattgttggaatatgtaacgtcttcatggctaagtgcaagcagtccttaacaggtaccttttcgatcagttcaaaacgtataaaaaataaattctgctcgcgctctgcATTCGCATTACTATTGGGACAAACAAGGTGTATTCTgatgaatgtatttttttcatgaatagtgATCTACTTTCTATATTATTGACACTTATTGTTCTTCTTTGAGACACGGAAACATGAACTAACAGCGTTCTTTCACGAATTCAAAAGTAGGCCTTTTAAAAGCATCTATCGACCATCACCACTTTAATCATATATGCTGAAGCTTTGCTCTTATTCCTTTATGTATTCTTATCTACAAATTTACCATTCTTTTTCTTGGCAATACGAATATTATTTTGCATGGTGAAAAAAGTAAACCCTATCAGGCATTTTATTCCAGTCTTTGCACGTGAGAAATTGAAGAAGTCTGCCCTGTACTAGTTCTGTTCCGGCGACTGCTGACATAGTTAATCACCATTATGAATATCGAACCGTATGGAAAGTGAACAGGCGCCacgggagggggagggggcagggagGCAAGGGGCTGCGTCCATTGTAATTTTTCAAATAGTGAAAAGGGGGCCGGGAAAGGGGGAAGGgagaaaagtataaaaatgagaggTCTGGGCCTCGTTGCacaaaagttaccattatggtaactttgccaccCAACGGTAACTtgtatggaatccttgattttgattggttgaagattagcgttaccatggtagttccTATATATTGGAGGGCAAAcgtaccataatagtaacttttatgcaacgaaGTCCTGGATAACTCTAGGCTATGATGTTACTATGATTCAATTATTGAGAAGATATGAAGCCATATTTAAAATCATCCCCctccataaaaaaaatcatggagtCCCGACAAAGTAATGGTGTTTAATAGTGAGCTCGTAAAGCTTACATTATCCATGTCAAGAAGAAGTATTATTTACTTCTGGATATAATGTCtattgaaatttttaataagATAACGAAAATACATATC
It contains:
- the LOC135155831 gene encoding uncharacterized protein LOC135155831 encodes the protein MAATSTSQCLSQTQTTVNTNQQDVSCFKRAFPCAIYLGMIAFMIMFAGAVNAGIGSTAGSGLSGDIFTGFRQSARRQMHAGIALLVIGVILMMLSIYWCRYAKRSLSNVPVTSFSGTATTTVIAPNTAGVGVVQPPALQGGGNQQVYVYQPHQQAGTFQPVQGGPIHYAPAQPGIGQYPPTQYGIGQPQPVQGGPIHYAPAQPGIGQYPPTQSGIGQYPPAQSGVHQYPPAQQTSQPSDPAEELPDHPPPTYNELTNPVNDTIKSYGNV